One window from the genome of Micromonospora aurantiaca ATCC 27029 encodes:
- the rpsD gene encoding 30S ribosomal protein S4, which translates to MARYTGADCRRCRREKMKLFLKGSKCDGPKCPFESRPFPPGQHGRGRTKETEYLLQLREKQKARRVYGVLEKQFRGYYEEAVSKEAKTGEVLLQILESRLDNVVYRAGYAKSRDMARQLVKHGHFTVNGKKVDIPSYRVKEHDIIEVRAKSKELTPFLVAQGEAGSRTVPAWLEAIPSQMKILVHSLPARQVIDTQVQEQLIVELYSK; encoded by the coding sequence ATGGCTCGTTACACCGGTGCTGACTGCCGCCGTTGCCGGCGGGAGAAGATGAAGCTGTTCCTCAAGGGCAGCAAGTGCGATGGTCCGAAGTGCCCGTTCGAGTCCCGGCCGTTCCCGCCCGGGCAGCACGGCCGCGGCCGCACGAAGGAGACGGAGTACCTGCTCCAGCTCCGTGAGAAGCAGAAGGCCCGTCGTGTCTACGGCGTGCTGGAGAAGCAGTTCCGCGGCTACTACGAAGAGGCCGTGAGCAAGGAGGCCAAGACCGGCGAGGTCCTGCTGCAGATCCTCGAGTCGCGGCTGGACAACGTGGTCTACCGGGCCGGCTACGCCAAGTCCCGGGACATGGCCCGTCAGCTGGTCAAGCACGGCCACTTCACGGTGAACGGCAAGAAGGTCGACATCCCGTCGTACCGCGTCAAGGAGCACGACATCATCGAGGTGCGTGCCAAGAGCAAGGAGCTCACCCCGTTCCTCGTGGCGCAGGGTGAGGCCGGCTCGCGGACCGTTCCGGCGTGGCTGGAGGCGATCCCGAGCCAGATGAAGATCCTCGTGCACTCGCTCCCGGCCCGCCAGGTGATCGACACCCAGGTCCAGGAGCAGCTGATCGTCGAGCTCTACTCCAAGTAA
- the rpsK gene encoding 30S ribosomal protein S11, protein MPPKARAGAAVKKVRRKERKNVAHGQAHIKSTFNNTIVSITDPTGAVISWASSGQVGFKGSRKSTPFAAQLAAEAAARRAMEHGMRKVDVFVKGPGSGRETAIRSLQAVGLEVGQISDVTPQPHNGCRPPKRRRV, encoded by the coding sequence ATGCCACCGAAGGCTCGTGCCGGAGCCGCCGTCAAGAAGGTCCGGCGCAAGGAACGCAAGAACGTCGCCCACGGGCAGGCGCACATCAAGAGCACCTTCAACAACACCATCGTGTCCATCACGGACCCGACCGGTGCGGTCATCTCCTGGGCCTCCTCCGGCCAGGTGGGCTTCAAGGGCTCCCGCAAGTCGACTCCGTTCGCCGCGCAGCTCGCCGCCGAGGCCGCCGCGCGCCGCGCGATGGAGCACGGCATGCGCAAGGTCGACGTGTTCGTCAAGGGCCCCGGCTCCGGCCGGGAGACCGCCATCCGTTCGCTGCAGGCAGTCGGTCTCGAGGTCGGGCAGATCTCCGACGTCACGCCGCAGCCGCACAACGGGTGCCGTCCGCCGAAGCGTCGCCGGGTCTGA
- a CDS encoding DNA-directed RNA polymerase subunit alpha, protein MLISQRPSLSEESINETRSRFTIEPLEPGFGYTLGNSLRRTLLSSIPGAAVTSIKIDGVLHEFTTIPGVKEDVVELVMNIKELCVSSEHDEPVSMYLRKQGPGDVTAGDIQPPAGVSVHNPDLKLATLNGKGRLDMELTVERGRGYVTAAQNKQAGAEIGRIPVDSIYSPVLKVTYRVEATRVEQRTDFDRLIIDVETKPSMGPRTALASAGSTLVELFGLARELDETAEGIDIGPSPQDAQLAADLALPIEELDLTVRSYNCLKREGINSVGELIGRTEADLLDIRNFGQKSIDEVKMKLAGMGLGLKDSAPNFDPAHVVDAFGEADYDTDDYRETEQL, encoded by the coding sequence ATGCTCATCAGCCAGCGACCGTCTCTCTCCGAAGAGTCGATCAACGAGACCCGCTCCCGGTTCACCATCGAGCCGCTGGAGCCCGGCTTCGGCTACACGCTGGGCAACTCGCTGCGGCGTACGCTGCTGTCCTCGATCCCGGGTGCGGCGGTCACCTCGATCAAGATCGACGGTGTGCTGCACGAGTTCACCACGATCCCCGGCGTCAAGGAGGACGTGGTCGAGCTCGTCATGAACATCAAGGAGCTGTGCGTCAGCTCCGAGCACGACGAGCCGGTCAGCATGTACCTGCGCAAGCAGGGCCCGGGCGACGTGACCGCCGGTGACATCCAGCCCCCGGCCGGTGTCTCGGTGCACAACCCGGACCTGAAGCTCGCCACCCTCAACGGCAAGGGCCGGCTCGACATGGAGCTGACCGTCGAGCGGGGTCGCGGCTACGTCACCGCGGCGCAGAACAAGCAGGCGGGCGCCGAGATCGGCCGGATCCCGGTCGACTCGATCTACTCGCCGGTGCTCAAGGTGACGTACCGGGTCGAGGCGACCCGTGTCGAGCAGCGGACCGACTTCGACCGGCTCATCATCGACGTCGAGACCAAGCCGTCGATGGGCCCGCGTACCGCGCTGGCCTCGGCCGGTTCGACGCTGGTGGAGCTGTTCGGGCTGGCCCGGGAGCTGGACGAGACCGCCGAGGGCATCGACATCGGGCCGTCCCCGCAGGACGCCCAGCTGGCGGCGGACCTGGCCCTGCCGATCGAGGAGCTGGACCTCACCGTCCGCTCCTACAACTGCCTCAAGCGCGAGGGCATCAACTCCGTTGGTGAGCTCATCGGGCGTACCGAGGCCGACCTCCTCGACATCCGCAACTTCGGTCAGAAGTCGATCGACGAGGTCAAGATGAAGCTCGCCGGGATGGGCCTGGGGCTGAAGGACTCGGCTCCGAACTTCGACCCGGCGCACGTCGTGGACGCCTTCGGCGAGGCGGACTACGACACCGACGACTACCGCGAGACCGAGCAGCTCTAG